The following are encoded together in the Variovorax sp. PBS-H4 genome:
- a CDS encoding acyl-CoA synthetase has product MSTSETRATAAPFSASFPIRSIEDVRRLEATPLDEALTVRSTYEIFCNAAAAFGGKTALTFLRSGDPADEPIRWSYAQLLAGIHQTANLLHRLGVGPDDAVAILLPGCLEYHLALWGGSAAGIAQPLNPLLTDEKLVSLMTAGRAKVLIAWGADDDGGMWSKALRLRGQVPTLTTVLRVAPHDEAPGAAGALPAGVLDFATERAREPDARLVSGRDIQRADIAAYFHTGGTTGAPKLARHSHGAQVFTAFASVNMTGQGPHDITINGYPLFHVAGVLPASLASLSAGVEVIIPTTTLLRNRQVMANYWKLVEKHRPTSLSAVPTVLAALANVPLDGADISSIRYCRTGAAVLPPELAARFERLFGLHVHESLGMTEMAGISTITPPGVIGPPGCVGLRLPWTQIRIVALDEHGNASDQALPPGEQGMVLFKSPNLFSGFVDPADNAKTFTADGWLATGDLGWIDGEERLNLSGRSKDLIIRSGHNIDPKTIEDALGAHPAVQLCAAVGAPDAYAGELPVAFATLVPGAQASEAELLAFAAARVDEAPAKPRSVVVIEQMPMTNVGKIFKPELRALAARHVAESLVEEAWAELDLPGAARPAVRAEGEKSLTVTIDAAAAGPAVQALQARLQDTLGRLPLKVQVLVK; this is encoded by the coding sequence GACCCGGCCGACGAACCGATCCGCTGGTCCTATGCCCAGCTGCTGGCAGGCATCCACCAGACCGCGAACCTGCTGCACAGGCTCGGCGTCGGGCCGGACGATGCGGTGGCCATCCTGTTGCCGGGCTGCCTCGAGTACCACCTGGCGCTGTGGGGCGGCAGCGCGGCCGGCATTGCGCAGCCGCTCAATCCGCTGCTGACCGACGAGAAGCTGGTTTCACTGATGACGGCCGGCCGCGCCAAGGTGCTGATCGCCTGGGGCGCTGACGACGATGGCGGCATGTGGTCAAAGGCGCTGCGCCTGCGCGGCCAGGTGCCGACGCTCACGACCGTGCTGCGCGTGGCGCCGCATGACGAGGCGCCGGGTGCCGCGGGCGCCCTGCCCGCGGGCGTGCTCGACTTCGCCACGGAGCGCGCGCGCGAGCCCGATGCCCGCCTGGTGAGCGGCCGCGACATCCAGCGCGCCGACATCGCCGCCTACTTCCACACCGGCGGCACCACCGGCGCGCCCAAGCTGGCGCGCCACAGCCATGGCGCGCAGGTCTTCACCGCCTTCGCCAGCGTGAACATGACGGGCCAGGGGCCCCACGACATCACGATCAACGGCTATCCGCTGTTCCATGTGGCGGGCGTGCTGCCGGCCTCGCTGGCCTCGCTCTCGGCCGGGGTCGAAGTGATCATTCCCACCACCACCCTGCTGCGCAACCGGCAGGTGATGGCGAACTACTGGAAGCTGGTCGAGAAGCACCGGCCGACGTCGCTGTCCGCCGTGCCCACCGTGCTCGCGGCGCTGGCCAACGTGCCGCTGGACGGCGCCGACATCTCCTCCATCCGCTACTGCCGCACCGGCGCCGCGGTGCTGCCGCCTGAATTGGCGGCGCGCTTCGAGCGCCTGTTCGGCCTGCACGTGCACGAGAGCCTGGGCATGACCGAGATGGCCGGCATCTCCACCATCACACCGCCCGGCGTGATCGGCCCGCCGGGCTGCGTGGGCTTGCGCCTGCCGTGGACCCAGATCCGCATCGTGGCGCTGGACGAGCACGGCAATGCCAGCGACCAGGCGCTTCCTCCGGGCGAGCAGGGCATGGTGCTGTTCAAGTCGCCCAACCTGTTCTCGGGCTTCGTCGATCCGGCAGACAACGCGAAGACCTTCACTGCCGACGGCTGGCTGGCCACCGGCGACCTGGGCTGGATCGACGGCGAGGAGCGCCTCAACCTGAGCGGCCGCTCCAAGGACCTGATCATCCGCAGCGGCCACAACATCGACCCCAAGACCATCGAGGATGCGTTGGGCGCGCATCCCGCGGTGCAACTGTGCGCCGCGGTCGGCGCACCGGATGCCTATGCGGGCGAATTGCCGGTGGCCTTCGCCACGCTGGTGCCTGGCGCGCAGGCGAGCGAGGCCGAGCTGCTGGCCTTTGCCGCGGCGCGCGTGGACGAAGCGCCGGCCAAGCCCAGGTCGGTGGTGGTGATCGAGCAGATGCCGATGACCAATGTCGGCAAGATCTTCAAGCCCGAGCTGCGTGCCCTCGCTGCCCGCCACGTGGCGGAGTCGCTGGTGGAGGAGGCTTGGGCCGAGCTCGACCTGCCCGGCGCCGCGCGCCCGGCGGTGCGGGCCGAGGGCGAGAAGTCGCTCACGGTGACCATCGATGCCGCTGCCGCGGGGCCGGCGGTGCAGGCGTTGCAGGCGCGCCTGCAGGACACGCTCGGGCGGCTGCCGCTCAAGGTCCAGGTGCTCGTGAAATGA